Below is a window of Methanocaldococcus jannaschii DSM 2661 DNA.
TAGTTGCAGTAATAAGTTATTTTATACCAGAAGTTATGGGCATGGGTTTAACATTAACAAAAGAACTGTTTATTATGGAATTTTCTTTGGTATTTTTGGTATTACTATTAATAGGTAAGATATTAGCTACTTCCTTTACTGTTGGCTCTGGAACTCCGGGAGGATTGGTTTTTCCATCGATGTGTATAGGAGCAATTTCTGGAATTATATTTGGAAGTTTAATAGGAGATTGTTCTGCTCCTTATATAGTTTTAGGTATTGCCACAACATTATCTGCTACTACAAATGCTCCATTGGGAGGAGCAGTGTTATGCACAGAGATTTTTGGATTTGATTTTGCAGTTCCAGCTTCTATAGGGGCAGTTATTGGCTACCAGATGACAAAATTGGAGACAATATTCAAATATATAAGGTTCTAAAAATAAAAAATAAAAAAGAGAAATTTGAGAATTTTAATCCATATTTAAAATTCTTTTTAATGTCTCACAATTTGGAATGATAATTTCATCTATCTTATATTCCTCATTCATCATTTCTATAATCGTCATTAAATCTTTTCCAATACAGAGCTCACATTTTATACAGAGCTCATCATCTGTAAGATTTTCATCCTTACAAACTACTCTTAGCTTCATAACCTTCACTAAATTAAAAATTTTGAGTTTATAGTCTTTTTTTGATTGCCTCAACTAATGCCTCCTTTGTAGGAGCTCCAATAAACTCAACATCCCCATTTATTACAATTGTTGGAACTGCCATTATCCCATATTCCATTGCCTTTTGAGGATTCTCCATAACGTTTATGTATTCTACTTCAACAGCATCCGGCATTTCATTTGCTACCTCTTCAACAACTCTTTTAGCTGCAGGACAGTGAGGACACATTGGTGATGTAAAAAGCTCTATCTTTACCTTTGACATACTAACACCTTAAAAACCTCTTAAGTTTATAATAAAAATTTTATCCAAATTTTTATAAATAGTTTTCCAAAAATAGAATATTAAATTATAGGCTAAAAATTAATGACCACATGTCCAAACTTGTCTGAAGTGTTCAATTGCTTCAACAATATCCTTCAATTTCTCTGGTGGGAAAGCTACAACAACTTCTTCTGGCTTAATTCCAGCGTATTTTCTTGAACCGTTACAACCTAAAGTCATGTTAGGAGCTTTTCTTGTATAAACTGCCGCTACAGCATCAGCACACAATGACTGAATTCCTGAGAAATCTGCCTGGAATCTTCCACCTTTATGGTAGAGTATTGCTTGAACTAACCTCAACGCATATAATGGCTCTCCAATAAATACAATTGAGTCTGGAATGAAGTCGGTTTCATCTAATGGAGCATAGACTGTTGCATAAATTTCCTCTTCAACTTTTGGTATTGCATCAACTGTTTTTTTAGCTGCCTCTTCATCTT
It encodes the following:
- a CDS encoding MJ0307 family thioredoxin, whose protein sequence is MSKVKIELFTSPMCPHCPAAKRVVEEVANEMPDAVEVEYINVMENPQKAMEYGIMAVPTIVINGDVEFIGAPTKEALVEAIKKRL
- a CDS encoding DUF169 domain-containing protein, translating into MDVNEIRENAKKLMELMMLDKPFVAVKLAKSKEEIPEGYETLDEEKRHCEMIQMARLERKKLYATVDKHLCKGGAYAMGVFRNPPEPLATGKLYVKLGNFKDEEAAKKTVDAIPKVEEEIYATVYAPLDETDFIPDSIVFIGEPLYALRLVQAILYHKGGRFQADFSGIQSLCADAVAAVYTRKAPNMTLGCNGSRKYAGIKPEEVVVAFPPEKLKDIVEAIEHFRQVWTCGH